In Leptospira koniambonensis, the following proteins share a genomic window:
- a CDS encoding helix-turn-helix domain-containing protein, which translates to MNQKRVGQILREAREEKKLTVKDVSKDTNISVKYILALETEDYAQFPGETFTIGFLKNYGSYLKLDTGMLINLYRGEKIEESQAPLEELTKPTSNFYYDLNFDKNKLITAITVLIVAITLVVVYNLVDGVSSGDDVSEESGRRLEIPENIDFINRSVPETRPESFILTANQGVSFSASNQQCKLFISSVEQGSDANTAVLAFNVYPELTVYKFRLSEGQEKVLSYSIPEISSLRRSIRIAAQSVTGSSAKVLVSLSEEEKQGTTVQSNPQGEDSTKTLGDVPIQVTLFFSKPSYAEFMIDGQMGFRGLVQGGENKTLEAKDRLEIKVGDGSAVEMIQNGKPKVVLGRPGKLVKKVYIKTPNPYDSTQFIIKELGE; encoded by the coding sequence TTGAATCAGAAACGAGTAGGGCAAATCCTTAGAGAGGCTAGGGAAGAAAAAAAGCTCACTGTAAAGGACGTATCTAAGGATACGAATATTTCCGTTAAATACATTCTCGCATTGGAGACTGAGGATTATGCCCAGTTTCCTGGAGAAACATTTACCATAGGATTTTTAAAAAACTACGGTAGCTACTTAAAGTTAGACACGGGGATGCTGATCAATTTATACAGAGGGGAGAAGATCGAAGAATCTCAAGCTCCTTTAGAAGAACTCACCAAACCTACTTCTAATTTTTATTATGATCTAAATTTCGATAAGAACAAACTGATTACTGCAATCACCGTTCTAATAGTGGCGATTACTCTAGTTGTGGTTTATAATCTAGTTGATGGAGTTTCTTCTGGTGACGATGTTTCGGAAGAAAGCGGCAGAAGATTGGAGATCCCTGAAAATATAGACTTCATCAATCGTTCCGTTCCAGAAACAAGACCTGAAAGTTTTATCTTAACTGCAAACCAAGGTGTAAGCTTTAGCGCATCTAACCAACAATGTAAACTTTTCATTTCTTCTGTAGAACAAGGATCTGATGCAAATACTGCAGTTCTTGCTTTTAATGTGTATCCTGAATTGACAGTTTACAAATTCAGATTGTCTGAAGGACAGGAAAAAGTCCTCAGTTATTCTATCCCTGAAATTTCTTCCTTACGCAGAAGTATCCGTATCGCTGCTCAAAGTGTGACCGGAAGTTCTGCAAAAGTTTTAGTTTCTTTAAGTGAAGAAGAGAAACAAGGCACTACTGTCCAGTCTAATCCTCAAGGAGAGGACTCTACTAAAACTTTAGGTGATGTTCCGATCCAAGTTACATTATTTTTCTCTAAACCAAGTTATGCAGAGTTCATGATCGATGGTCAAATGGGCTTCAGAGGACTTGTGCAAGGTGGAGAAAATAAAACTCTAGAAGCGAAAGATCGTCTGGAGATCAAAGTAGGTGATGGTTCCGCAGTGGAGATGATCCAAAACGGAAAACCTAAAGTGGTCTTAGGACGCCCCGGAAAATTAGTGAAGAAAGTTTATATAAAAACACCAAACCCTTACGATAGCACTCAGTTTATCATTAAGGAGTTGGGCGAGTAA
- the rimO gene encoding 30S ribosomal protein S12 methylthiotransferase RimO, giving the protein MDKKFYITTLGCPKNTVDSMSMHHSLLEEGFLPATKPEESDFHLINTCTFIRSATEETIQTILGAAHAKKQEGQKLVVVGCFAERYPKDISAEIPEVDLVFGTGKYSQAGKIIKEAFRRDISSPAKTEFNLDIVERMKLSPEIENYSKPYAYVKVSDGCNRGCAFCIIPSLRGKFVDSPLEEILRDTKRAISAGAKEICLVSQDTVYYGKDSDKLLDMIKAVSDIENLEILRLLYLYPDKKTEKILRLMGETPKIAPYLESPLQHVSERVLKNMNRSGGYFQFRDLYSLAREMRPDLEIRTSFILGFPGETGEDVDEILRFVEETRPEKLNLFSYSPQEGTKGADLTQTVSDKEKAKRINLIRDTHLKILQEIHESRIGKTYTAIVDGLEGNTAIVRRLQDAPEIDEVVYVEDPSLKPGTIGKVKIESFYEYDMMGTWLES; this is encoded by the coding sequence TTGGATAAAAAGTTCTACATTACCACTCTTGGATGTCCCAAAAATACCGTGGACTCCATGAGCATGCACCATTCCCTTTTGGAAGAAGGTTTTCTTCCGGCTACAAAACCGGAAGAATCTGACTTCCATCTGATCAATACCTGTACATTCATTCGATCCGCTACAGAAGAAACCATCCAGACTATACTTGGTGCGGCTCACGCTAAAAAGCAAGAAGGCCAAAAGTTAGTCGTAGTAGGATGTTTTGCAGAAAGATATCCAAAAGACATCTCCGCAGAAATCCCAGAGGTAGATCTGGTTTTCGGAACTGGAAAATATTCCCAAGCAGGAAAGATCATTAAGGAAGCTTTCCGCAGAGATATTTCTTCTCCTGCAAAGACCGAATTTAATTTAGATATCGTAGAGAGAATGAAACTCTCTCCAGAGATAGAAAACTATTCCAAACCTTATGCGTATGTAAAAGTTTCTGATGGTTGTAATAGAGGATGTGCTTTCTGTATCATTCCTTCTCTACGTGGAAAATTCGTAGATTCTCCTTTGGAAGAGATCTTAAGAGATACTAAAAGAGCGATCTCTGCAGGTGCAAAAGAGATCTGTTTAGTTTCCCAAGATACAGTGTATTACGGAAAAGATTCAGACAAACTTCTGGATATGATCAAAGCTGTTTCGGATATCGAAAATCTTGAAATTTTAAGATTATTATATTTATACCCTGATAAGAAGACTGAAAAAATCCTGAGGCTTATGGGTGAAACTCCTAAGATCGCTCCTTATCTAGAATCTCCTCTCCAACATGTTTCCGAAAGAGTATTAAAAAACATGAATAGAAGCGGGGGATATTTCCAATTCAGGGATCTGTATTCTCTTGCGAGAGAAATGAGACCTGATCTTGAGATCAGAACTTCTTTTATTTTAGGTTTTCCTGGAGAAACAGGAGAAGATGTGGATGAGATCTTACGCTTTGTAGAAGAGACTCGTCCAGAAAAATTGAATTTATTCTCTTATTCTCCTCAAGAAGGAACTAAGGGTGCAGACCTGACCCAAACAGTTTCAGATAAAGAGAAGGCGAAAAGGATCAATCTGATCCGAGATACTCATTTGAAAATCCTACAAGAGATCCATGAATCCAGAATAGGTAAAACTTATACTGCGATCGTAGATGGATTGGAAGGAAATACCGCAATCGTTAGACGTTTGCAGGATGCTCCGGAAATTGACGAAGTGGTTTATGTAGAAGATCCTTCTTTGAAGCCTGGAACAATCGGAAAAGTGAAAATCGAATCTTTTTACGAATACGACATGATGGGAACTTGGTTGGAATCTTGA
- the pgsA gene encoding CDP-diacylglycerol--glycerol-3-phosphate 3-phosphatidyltransferase yields MNPNINIPNALTVLRVASLPFFIWFLYQKEQAYHIAALVLFSLASLTDFIDGYLARKWKQETEFGKFLDPLADKIIVVGCFTTFIFLHEQIELWMVILIIGRDMLITTLRYLAIRLGKSIRTTMLGKVKTAFQMGAIILILIFFILVSSNKRILINEVYQSGKLEGMTVFGIASENAVAFVKVWQENGAPGWNELVFGLGGFVPYFGMLLTTLITVLSGIRYLFSNREVIRYSSIRRAFGKNGN; encoded by the coding sequence TTGAATCCGAATATTAATATACCCAATGCTCTTACCGTACTAAGAGTTGCTTCACTTCCTTTTTTCATCTGGTTTTTATACCAGAAGGAGCAGGCTTACCATATCGCCGCTCTAGTTTTATTCTCTCTTGCATCTCTTACAGATTTTATAGATGGTTATTTGGCTAGGAAATGGAAACAAGAGACCGAGTTCGGAAAATTTTTAGACCCACTCGCAGATAAGATCATTGTAGTAGGTTGTTTTACTACATTCATATTTCTGCATGAGCAAATAGAACTTTGGATGGTGATTCTCATCATTGGAAGAGATATGCTTATCACAACCTTACGTTATCTCGCGATCCGTTTGGGAAAATCTATCCGTACGACCATGCTTGGAAAGGTAAAGACTGCCTTCCAGATGGGCGCTATTATTTTAATTTTGATCTTCTTTATATTAGTTTCCTCGAATAAAAGAATTCTGATCAATGAGGTCTACCAAAGTGGTAAACTTGAAGGAATGACCGTTTTTGGGATCGCTTCTGAAAACGCAGTTGCATTCGTTAAGGTTTGGCAGGAAAACGGTGCCCCCGGCTGGAACGAGTTAGTATTTGGACTAGGTGGATTTGTTCCGTACTTCGGAATGCTTTTGACCACTCTGATCACTGTACTTTCCGGAATTCGTTATTTGTTCTCAAACAGGGAAGTGATCCGTTACAGCTCTATACGGAGGGCCTTCGGTAAAAATGGAAATTAG
- the trpD gene encoding anthranilate phosphoribosyltransferase encodes MEIRQAIIKVLEKKHLTVSEAETTINSVMKGEVSEILLSSFLTAMRAKGETVDELLGFCLALRRNALKPKTAFPFDMLDTCGTGGDGKGTVNISTLSAIVISSLGVKVAKHGNRSVSSHTGSSDILGRLGYNTEKTQEEVESHLVDNGFAFLFAPMWHPSMKFAGPVRKELGFRTLFNMIGPLSNPFSPQYQIIGVYEPELTETFIRVLQGLGLRRALVCHSRDGLDEFSIFEKTDYTLLEDGVISRKDFDPKDLGVKDLDPAEVFTSGPDQAESLARKILAGEKIAGTHAVALNAGAGLFTLGKAPSILDGYKTALEQLASGKTGAFFQNLITKG; translated from the coding sequence ATGGAAATTAGACAAGCTATCATAAAAGTTTTAGAAAAAAAACATCTTACAGTTTCAGAAGCGGAAACTACTATCAATTCGGTAATGAAGGGAGAAGTATCCGAGATATTACTTTCTTCTTTTTTGACCGCAATGAGAGCAAAAGGAGAAACAGTAGATGAACTATTGGGTTTCTGTTTGGCTCTTCGCCGTAACGCGCTTAAACCTAAAACAGCTTTTCCTTTTGATATGTTGGACACTTGCGGAACCGGCGGTGATGGAAAAGGTACAGTAAACATTTCCACACTTTCTGCCATTGTAATTTCTTCTCTTGGTGTCAAGGTCGCAAAACATGGAAACCGTTCTGTTTCTTCTCATACTGGTTCTAGCGATATTCTCGGAAGACTAGGTTATAATACTGAGAAAACCCAAGAAGAAGTGGAGTCTCATCTGGTTGATAACGGATTTGCATTCTTATTCGCTCCAATGTGGCATCCATCTATGAAGTTTGCGGGACCAGTTCGTAAAGAATTAGGTTTTAGAACGCTATTTAATATGATTGGACCTTTAAGTAATCCATTCTCTCCTCAATACCAGATCATTGGAGTGTATGAGCCTGAGTTGACTGAAACTTTTATCCGGGTTTTACAAGGTTTGGGTTTGAGAAGAGCTCTAGTATGTCATTCTAGAGACGGACTGGATGAATTTTCCATTTTCGAAAAAACGGATTATACTCTATTAGAAGACGGTGTAATCTCCAGAAAAGACTTCGATCCTAAAGATCTGGGCGTAAAAGATCTGGATCCTGCGGAAGTATTTACAAGTGGTCCGGACCAAGCTGAGTCCCTGGCTCGAAAGATACTGGCAGGAGAGAAGATTGCGGGCACACATGCAGTCGCCTTGAATGCTGGGGCAGGGCTTTTCACCTTGGGAAAGGCTCCTTCTATCCTAGATGGATACAAAACCGCATTAGAACAGTTGGCTTCCGGAAAAACAGGCGCCTTCTTTCAAAATTTAATTACCAAGGGATAA
- the yajC gene encoding preprotein translocase subunit YajC: protein MLSNFQNLLILAQADPAGAQGGFNTLLFIPILFIILYFIVIRPQRNEEKKRKTMIESLQKGDVVITSSGIHGKVVEFKDNNESVVLAIAKDTNVTFNSSTILRKKEKEKEA from the coding sequence ATGCTTAGCAATTTTCAGAATTTATTAATTTTAGCCCAAGCAGATCCAGCTGGGGCACAAGGTGGATTTAATACTCTATTATTCATTCCGATCCTATTTATCATTTTGTATTTTATAGTGATCCGTCCTCAAAGAAACGAGGAAAAGAAAAGAAAAACTATGATAGAGAGCCTGCAAAAAGGGGACGTAGTTATCACTTCTTCCGGGATCCATGGCAAGGTGGTAGAATTTAAGGATAATAACGAATCTGTTGTTTTAGCAATCGCTAAGGACACCAACGTTACCTTCAATTCCAGCACGATTTTAAGAAAGAAGGAAAAAGAGAAAGAGGCCTAA
- a CDS encoding SRP-less Sec system protein gives MNKILCLLLCISLALPIFGQDGEEIDFLDKVSEPKKTTTSSKKTPLAKASRKKKVKKNAGKKKKLVESKETEQKESEPKKKVDPEIAPEDPTQGKNSGDPNGPNETSERNLNKEVSNPEVSAEIQKPYWLNEETNLSPKNLPGYNANASSLPKEDISIREKLGEILKLGDDKKKEEEKRKAAEQKEQGAIAGFFSEHKKGIIIIAIILAFALYQFRAKGARVSKRSPVTINKVRRD, from the coding sequence ATGAATAAGATCCTCTGCCTCCTTCTTTGTATCTCTTTAGCCCTTCCAATTTTTGGACAGGACGGAGAAGAAATCGATTTTTTGGATAAGGTTTCCGAACCTAAGAAGACAACCACTTCTTCCAAAAAGACACCTCTTGCAAAAGCTTCTAGAAAGAAAAAAGTAAAGAAGAACGCAGGTAAAAAGAAGAAGTTAGTCGAGTCCAAAGAGACTGAACAGAAAGAATCTGAGCCTAAGAAAAAAGTAGATCCGGAAATCGCACCGGAAGATCCTACTCAGGGAAAAAATTCAGGAGATCCTAATGGACCGAATGAAACCTCTGAGAGAAATCTAAATAAAGAAGTTTCTAATCCTGAAGTTTCGGCTGAGATCCAAAAGCCTTACTGGTTAAACGAAGAAACTAATTTAAGTCCGAAAAATTTACCTGGTTATAATGCTAACGCTTCTTCTTTACCTAAAGAAGATATTTCTATCAGAGAGAAGTTAGGAGAGATCCTAAAACTCGGAGACGATAAGAAAAAAGAAGAAGAGAAAAGAAAGGCTGCAGAACAAAAAGAACAAGGTGCTATCGCCGGATTTTTCTCTGAACATAAAAAAGGGATCATAATCATAGCAATCATACTTGCTTTTGCTTTATATCAATTCAGAGCCAAAGGCGCACGTGTTAGTAAGCGTTCCCCTGTGACCATCAACAAAGTGAGAAGAGACTAG
- the secD gene encoding protein translocase subunit SecD produces the protein MKSVQWIFVPILVVASSLTLLYPNFAERELELAVRKEFKQLPEETRKDILSNFAERWKTDYNPKSDWQIEPDPNVFPEQDYYLVKGRFITSAKINQLSQENQELILEPKNKLRPTLVEEYIFGGRPLAIRLGLDLQGGMRVVLKGDFDDYTSKLKDSYTKEIEELTKKKDDPSLSEKERKEAQDKLKEIESYFELTPSRKLAELEKAKLIIDNRLTNQNLTEPQVRIQKDQDSIEVSLPGVSNSSQILDIIRNTETVEYRLREPSDSNANSRGIYHDVIELEEMKLMNQGKKEETEIVKFQNIVKQKLGKDEQDRFLAAMEKKYNIPEKYKLYVKWSRANNPKASLLPREFVVLERAISLDGKDMRNARESYDQNRLSYYVSFSLTSQGAEKFFDITSKNVGRQLAIVWGDKVISDPVIRSPIAGGNAQIDGEFGQKEATDLANVISEGALPIPLNVLEMRFIGPTLGIESIEVGLKAVLLGFALVIVFMLIIYRLSGLVADIALLVNVIVLMALLSLMGFTLTLPGFAGIILTVGMAVDANVIIYERIKEELAAGKHVSAAVAQGFENAFWTIMDSNVTTLISGILMIKLGNGPIKGFAITLCWGIITSLFTSLFLSRMIMDLLVNKFGVRKLQIGFKKLESKNV, from the coding sequence TTGAAATCTGTCCAATGGATTTTTGTTCCAATATTGGTAGTAGCGTCTTCATTGACGCTTCTTTACCCAAACTTCGCCGAAAGGGAATTGGAACTCGCAGTAAGAAAAGAATTTAAACAATTGCCTGAAGAAACCCGCAAGGATATACTTAGTAATTTTGCGGAAAGATGGAAAACCGATTATAACCCGAAAAGCGACTGGCAGATCGAACCTGATCCTAACGTTTTTCCAGAGCAGGATTATTATCTAGTCAAAGGAAGATTTATCACTTCTGCAAAGATCAACCAACTTTCTCAGGAAAACCAGGAATTGATCTTAGAGCCTAAGAATAAACTTAGACCTACTTTGGTAGAAGAGTATATTTTCGGCGGAAGACCTTTGGCGATCCGTTTAGGATTGGACTTACAAGGTGGAATGAGAGTCGTTCTGAAAGGTGATTTCGACGATTACACTTCTAAATTAAAAGATTCTTATACAAAAGAGATCGAAGAGCTTACTAAGAAAAAAGACGATCCTAGTCTTTCTGAAAAAGAAAGAAAAGAAGCTCAAGACAAACTAAAAGAGATCGAAAGTTATTTCGAATTAACTCCTAGCCGAAAACTTGCAGAGTTAGAAAAAGCGAAACTTATTATCGATAACCGTTTGACCAACCAAAACCTGACAGAGCCTCAGGTACGTATCCAGAAGGACCAAGATTCTATCGAGGTTTCTTTACCTGGTGTTAGTAACTCTTCTCAGATCCTAGATATTATCCGAAACACTGAAACAGTAGAATACAGATTGAGGGAACCTTCTGATTCTAATGCAAACTCCAGAGGAATTTACCACGACGTTATTGAGTTAGAAGAAATGAAACTCATGAACCAAGGTAAAAAGGAAGAAACCGAGATCGTTAAATTCCAGAATATAGTTAAACAGAAACTGGGAAAAGACGAGCAGGATAGATTCCTTGCTGCTATGGAGAAGAAGTATAATATTCCTGAAAAATATAAATTGTATGTAAAATGGTCCAGGGCGAATAACCCTAAGGCATCTCTTCTTCCTAGAGAGTTTGTAGTTCTGGAAAGAGCTATCTCTCTGGACGGAAAGGACATGAGAAACGCTCGTGAGAGTTACGACCAAAATAGACTTTCTTATTATGTTTCATTCTCCTTAACTTCTCAAGGTGCTGAGAAATTTTTTGATATCACTTCCAAAAACGTAGGAAGACAACTTGCTATCGTTTGGGGAGACAAAGTTATTTCTGACCCAGTGATTCGGAGCCCTATCGCAGGTGGTAACGCTCAGATTGACGGAGAGTTCGGTCAAAAAGAAGCAACAGATCTTGCAAATGTGATCAGTGAGGGAGCTCTTCCGATTCCGTTGAACGTTTTAGAGATGAGATTTATTGGTCCTACTTTAGGGATCGAATCCATCGAAGTCGGATTAAAAGCGGTCCTTTTAGGATTTGCACTCGTGATCGTATTCATGCTGATCATTTATAGATTGTCCGGCTTGGTTGCGGATATTGCACTTCTTGTGAACGTGATCGTGCTTATGGCACTTCTTTCCTTGATGGGATTCACTTTGACCTTACCTGGTTTTGCGGGGATCATACTCACAGTGGGTATGGCGGTGGATGCTAACGTTATTATCTACGAAAGGATCAAAGAAGAACTCGCAGCAGGAAAACATGTTTCTGCAGCAGTTGCCCAAGGTTTTGAGAACGCTTTCTGGACGATTATGGACAGTAACGTTACCACTTTGATCTCAGGTATTTTGATGATCAAACTTGGAAACGGACCAATCAAAGGATTTGCGATCACTCTTTGTTGGGGTATCATCACTTCCTTGTTTACCTCCTTATTCTTGAGCAGAATGATCATGGATCTATTGGTAAACAAATTTGGAGTTCGTAAACTCCAGATAGGATTCAAAAAACTGGAGTCCAAAAATGTTTGA
- the secF gene encoding protein translocase subunit SecF has protein sequence MFDFIKYKYVSITFSTILILVGFGVTFGKYGGFATSLDFDGGLRAVVEFPENVERKNLEEYFSSKNLEAVLVLMDKDKNDYQIDIGLGSVDQIKQLYIEKKGKDSLEAKQASAIDALIGLLQEDFKLEKKKILSANQVGSVVGAELTSTGISLLSLTLFFIMIYLSFRFQFKFAIGAILALIHDLVITIAFIGFFQIKPSVPIIAALLTLLGYSINDTIVVFDRIRENAGNLRDTFSQVINISINQTLSRTFNTSVATLISVVAIIIGGAVELYDFAYVLTFGIILGTFSSVFIAAPLVDIYDTLSKRWKRS, from the coding sequence ATGTTTGATTTTATAAAATATAAATACGTATCCATTACCTTCTCTACCATCCTGATCTTAGTCGGGTTTGGAGTTACCTTTGGAAAATACGGCGGGTTCGCTACTTCTTTGGATTTTGACGGAGGTTTAAGAGCCGTTGTTGAATTTCCAGAGAATGTAGAACGTAAGAACTTAGAAGAGTATTTTTCTTCTAAAAACTTAGAAGCTGTTTTGGTCTTAATGGATAAGGATAAAAACGATTACCAAATCGATATAGGCCTTGGTTCAGTAGACCAGATCAAACAACTTTATATAGAAAAAAAAGGTAAAGATAGTCTAGAAGCGAAACAAGCTTCTGCGATCGATGCTCTAATCGGACTTTTACAAGAAGACTTTAAATTAGAAAAAAAGAAAATTCTCTCTGCGAACCAAGTAGGTTCAGTAGTGGGAGCTGAGTTGACTTCAACAGGGATCTCTCTTTTGAGTTTAACACTTTTTTTCATCATGATCTATTTGAGTTTCCGTTTCCAATTCAAGTTTGCAATTGGGGCGATCTTGGCTCTAATTCATGACTTGGTGATCACGATTGCATTCATAGGATTTTTCCAAATTAAGCCGAGCGTTCCTATTATCGCTGCTCTTCTGACATTGCTCGGATATTCCATCAACGATACGATTGTAGTGTTTGACAGGATCCGTGAAAATGCTGGGAACTTAAGAGATACTTTCTCTCAAGTGATCAATATTTCTATCAACCAAACTCTTTCCAGAACTTTCAATACTTCAGTGGCGACTTTGATCTCCGTGGTTGCGATTATTATTGGTGGAGCGGTGGAGTTATATGACTTCGCTTATGTTCTTACCTTCGGGATCATTCTCGGAACATTCTCCTCAGTATTTATTGCTGCACCTCTCGTAGACATCTACGATACTCTAAGTAAGAGGTGGAAACGCTCTTGA
- a CDS encoding bifunctional diaminohydroxyphosphoribosylaminopyrimidine deaminase/5-amino-6-(5-phosphoribosylamino)uracil reductase RibD, with amino-acid sequence MSSGLPDRIREELTRYSFISTGYSSPNPPVACVLEDANTHQILASASTQKNGQNHAEREAYRLLREKFPNGKLPNHNAYVTLEPCSHYGKTPPCIDLFLEEKPLRLEYGWKDPNPLVSSHSGLNKLTEIGVEVLENTELAEISYKFLFGFKSRIEKRRPAFLLKTSLSKEGYFSSGEGLREKISSSESDVFVSMLRAKVDAILVGPNTVRVDDPGLDFRIPSSLPKAAPKILDGAVNSNIGRNSYKGFSGLVSEVLGYSSHPEVFQIHKEKEKDYQPLRVFFLPDQNSISQNFLEKQKNINERIEKKNAAFFLDEKKSYDSNFLNTIQNLSKFPLEKVSFSDISRILEVLHSWEINTALVEGGNFLYKLFSHILSEDDAILQIRSNTVSFPKGILPEWKGKFSMEWKAELGSDLWELGRCSQD; translated from the coding sequence TTGAGTTCTGGCCTCCCGGATCGGATTCGGGAGGAATTAACTCGCTATTCCTTTATCTCCACCGGATATTCTAGTCCGAATCCTCCGGTGGCCTGCGTTTTAGAAGACGCAAATACTCACCAAATTTTAGCCTCCGCTTCCACACAAAAAAACGGACAAAACCACGCAGAAAGGGAAGCATATCGTCTGCTTCGAGAAAAATTTCCTAACGGAAAACTCCCCAACCATAATGCTTACGTAACCTTAGAGCCTTGCTCTCATTATGGTAAAACTCCTCCTTGTATTGATCTGTTCTTAGAAGAAAAACCACTTCGTTTGGAATACGGATGGAAGGATCCGAATCCTTTGGTTTCTTCTCATTCCGGTTTGAACAAATTAACAGAGATCGGTGTTGAAGTTTTAGAAAATACTGAGTTAGCCGAAATCTCTTATAAGTTTCTGTTTGGTTTCAAATCCAGGATAGAAAAAAGAAGGCCTGCTTTTTTACTCAAAACTTCTCTCAGTAAGGAAGGTTATTTCAGTTCAGGAGAAGGTCTCAGGGAAAAAATATCTTCTTCCGAGTCGGATGTATTTGTTTCTATGCTAAGAGCAAAAGTAGATGCGATCTTGGTCGGACCGAATACTGTCCGCGTTGATGACCCAGGTTTAGATTTTAGAATACCTTCTTCTTTGCCGAAGGCCGCGCCGAAAATTTTAGATGGAGCGGTAAATTCAAATATCGGTAGGAACTCCTACAAAGGGTTTTCTGGGCTTGTCTCAGAAGTTTTGGGATATTCTTCCCATCCGGAAGTTTTTCAGATCCATAAAGAAAAAGAGAAGGATTACCAACCACTTAGAGTTTTCTTTTTACCTGATCAAAATTCTATCAGTCAAAACTTTTTAGAAAAACAAAAGAACATCAATGAAAGGATCGAGAAAAAAAATGCCGCATTCTTCTTAGATGAGAAAAAATCTTATGATTCAAATTTTTTAAATACAATACAAAACCTTTCTAAGTTTCCATTGGAGAAGGTTTCTTTCTCCGATATCTCCAGAATTTTAGAAGTTTTACATTCTTGGGAGATCAACACTGCACTCGTAGAAGGTGGAAATTTTCTATACAAACTATTTTCTCACATACTTTCCGAAGATGATGCGATCTTACAAATCAGATCGAATACTGTTTCTTTTCCAAAAGGAATCTTGCCTGAATGGAAGGGAAAATTTTCCATGGAATGGAAGGCAGAACTTGGTTCTGATCTTTGGGAGCTGGGAAGATGTTCACAGGATTAA
- a CDS encoding riboflavin synthase — translation MFTGLIETTGKIESVQDTGDGKIFKVSATWKNPDLKNGDSISVNGACHTVTSFQDSGNKFEFYSSYKTLELTNFGSFQVGTKINLERSVQPHTRMGGHFVTGHVDLTGTILLSEEKDSGKVRRFVISHDPSFTKYFAVRGSVTVDGISLTIVDSKPGEFELVLIPETLIVTNASEAWKVGAKVNLEVDLIARYLEQLVKDRN, via the coding sequence ATGTTCACAGGATTAATAGAGACTACCGGAAAAATTGAATCTGTCCAAGACACTGGAGATGGGAAAATTTTTAAAGTATCCGCTACTTGGAAAAATCCCGATCTAAAAAACGGGGACTCTATTTCGGTCAACGGAGCATGCCATACCGTTACTTCTTTCCAAGACTCTGGGAACAAATTCGAATTTTATTCTTCTTACAAAACTTTAGAGCTCACCAATTTTGGAAGTTTTCAAGTTGGAACAAAGATCAATTTGGAAAGATCAGTACAGCCGCATACCAGAATGGGTGGTCATTTTGTGACTGGTCATGTGGATCTAACAGGTACCATTCTTCTCTCCGAAGAAAAAGATTCGGGAAAGGTGAGAAGGTTCGTAATTTCTCATGATCCTTCTTTCACTAAATATTTTGCGGTCCGAGGTAGCGTGACTGTGGACGGAATTTCTCTCACGATCGTGGATTCCAAACCGGGAGAATTCGAATTGGTTTTAATTCCGGAGACTCTTATAGTCACTAATGCTTCCGAAGCATGGAAAGTAGGAGCTAAAGTAAACTTAGAAGTAGACTTGATTGCGAGATATCTAGAACAGCTAGTTAAAGATCGGAACTAA